A DNA window from Sordaria macrospora chromosome 4, complete sequence contains the following coding sequences:
- a CDS encoding tryptophan--tRNA ligase, translating to MKSLTKAPGLLSRHGLTSLTTRASTFQQRLYSSAPLAPEATTQTAAKKPQRQVIFSGIQPTGVPHLGNYLGALQQWKRMQDNADPETTDLIFSVVDLHAITVPQQRGNLRKWKREMLATLLAIGLDPKRCTIFYQSMVPGHSELQWILSCTASTGYLSRMTQWKSKLQLADDANMLDDKAKLSLKHGLFSYPILQAADILVHRATHVPVGEDQRQHLEFARECVTNFNHAYKGKVLVAPETILSPTKRVMSLQMPTKKMSKSDPDPTSRILLTDTPSEIHSKILKARTDSLTPSLGITFDPVQRPGVSNLLQLLSHFDSQNRSAQEIAAQINAEVGNQLGGEGEENPLRKLKERVSEVVQRELNPIRERYLELLQGDEGKEGGYLDEVIKEGARKANESAERTMSRVRRAVELGA from the exons ATGAAGTCCCTCACCAAAGCCCCCGGCCTCCTGAGCCGGCATGGCCTCACCTCCCTAACCACTAGAGCCTCAACTTTCCAACAACGCCTATACTCCTCAGCCCCATTAGCACCTGAGGCGACAACACAAACGGCTGCCAAAAAGCCGCAAAGACAAGTAATCTTCTCCGGCATCCAACCCACCGGCGTACCACACCTAGGCAACTACCTCGGCGCCCTCCAGCAATGGAAGCGCATGCAAGACAACGCAGATCCGGAGACCACGGATCTCATCTTCTCCGTCGTCGACCTGCACGCCATCACGGTGCCGCAGCAGCGCGGCAACCtcaggaagtggaagagggagatgctGGCGACGCTACTGGCTATCGGCTTGGATCCTAAGCGCTGCACCATCTTCTACCAGAGCATGGTGCCGGGACACTCGGAGCTGCAGTGGATTTTGAGTTGCACGGCTAGTACGGGGTATTTGAGTCGGATGACGCAGTGGAAG agtAAACTGCAACTAGCAGATGACGCCAACATGCTAGACGACAAGGCCAAATTGTCTCTCAAGCACGGCTTGTTCTCCTACCCCATCCTCCAAGCGGCGGATATTCTCGTTCACAGGGCGACGCATGTCCCCGTCGGCGAGGACCAGAGGCAGCATCTTGAGTTTGCTAGGGAGTGCGTGACCAACTTCAATCATGCGTATAAGGGCAAGGTGTTGGTTGCTCCTGAGACGATTCTTT CCCCTACAAAACGCGTAATGTCCCTCCAGATGCCCACCAAGAAAATGTCCAAATCCGACCCCGACCCTACTTCccgcatcctcctcaccgaCACCCCTTCCGAGATCCACTCCAAGATCCTAAAAGCGCGCACCGACTCGTTGACCCCCTCTCTGGGAATCACCTTCGACCCTGTCCAACGTCCCGGCGTGTCCAACCTGCTTCAGCTTCTCAGCCATTTCGACTCCCAAAATCGTTCGGCGCAGGAGATCGCGGCGCAGATCAATGCCGAGGTTGGGAATCagttgggaggggagggcgaggagaatccgttgaggaagttgaaggaacGGGTGAGCGAGGTGGTGCAGAGGGAACTAAATCCCATTAGGGAGAGGTATTTGGAGTTGTTGCAGGGGGATGAGGGTAAGGAAGGGGGATATTTGGACGAGGTTATTAAGGAGGGAGCGAGGAAGGCGAATGAGAGCGCAGAGAGGACAATGAGTAGGGTTAGGAGGGCTGTGGAGTTGGGCGCTTGA
- a CDS encoding mitochondrial 37S ribosomal protein uS10m, whose amino-acid sequence MIIRPAVRSLQGRAPLATLRSAQAVFQPLPQLRRNASVTTGPDAASEASTPIAKITTTTEPPKDENKAKAAAVATESEEQEVIMSRMPRSLEALYLQPLRREAEYGVPSCDLQLRSYSIRNLEFFCDFALRAAYYLGLPAFGPVPLPRMIERWTVPKSHFIFKKSQENFERVTLRRLIQIKDGHPETVQLWLAFLQKHAYYGIGMKANVWEFSKLGVSKAMDESKGEVEKLLETRWEHLSHVSDLKGVGNFEDFLAKERLRISGGR is encoded by the exons ATGATAATAAGGCCAGCGGTACGGTCCCTTCAGGGACGGGCG CCTCTCGCAACCCTCCGGTCCGCCCAGGCCGTCTTCCAGCCGTTGCCCCAGCTCCGGCGCAATGCCTCGGT GACCACAGGTCCCGATGCCGCCTCTGAGGCGAG CACCCCGATCGCCAAGatcacgaccaccaccgagcctcccaaggacgagaacaaggccaaggccgccgccgtcgccacgGAGTCCGAAGAGCAGGAGGTGATCATGTCCCGCATGCCCCGCTCGCTCGAGGCCCTCTACCTCCAGCCGCTTCGCCGCGAAGCCGAGTACGGCGTTCCCTCGTGCGACCTCCAGCTCCGGTCCTACTCGATCCGCAACCTCGAGTTCTTCTGCGACTTCGCCCTCCGCGCCGCCTACTACCTCGGCCTGCCTGCCTTCGGCCCCGTCCCTCTGCCCCGCATGATCGAGCGCTGGACTGTGCCCAAGTCGCATTTCATTTTCAAGAAGTCGCAGGAAAACTTTGAGCGTGTCACTCTCAGGAGGCTGATCCAGATCAAGGACGGTCACCCGGAGACGGTGCAGCTGTGGTTGGCCTTCTTGCAGAAGCATGCCTACTACGGCATTGGTATGAAGGCTAACGTTTGGGAGTTCAGCAAGCTTG GCGTCAGCAAGGCTATGGACGAGAGCAAGGGCGAGGTGGAGAAGCTTCTGGAGACCAGATGGGAGCACCTCAGCCATGTCAGCGACTTGAAGGGCGTCGGCAACTTCGAGGACTTCCTTGCCAAGGAGAGACTCCGGATCTCTGGTGGACGCTAA